The Mucilaginibacter yixingensis genome window below encodes:
- the pnp gene encoding polyribonucleotide nucleotidyltransferase has product MSYNAIKKVIDLGDGRTIEIETGKLAKQADGSVVVKMGDTMLLATVVSSPEAKEGVDFLPLSVDYQEKYAATGRIPGGFLRREARLSDYEVLISRLVDRALRPLFPEDYHADTQVMISLISADKDIMPDALAGLAASAALAVSDIPFNGPISEVRVAKIDGQLVINPKLSDLERATLEFIVAGSEFDINMVEGEADEIQEEEMVEALKFAHAAIKHHCLVQRELTEAVGKTEKRTYCHENSNEDLKKAIYAATYDQVYAIASSASAKDERAAKFKEVRDTYIATLGEIDDVTKFLAKKYYHDVEYDAIRNLVLDEGKRLDGRTTTQIRPIWSEVGYLPSAHGSAIFTRGETQSLTTVTLGAKDDEQMIDGAFINGYQKFLLHYNFPGFSTGEVRPNRGAGRREIGHGNLAMRSLKKVLPAEGENPYTIRVVSDILESNGSSSMATVCAGTLALMDAGVKIKSPVSGIAMGLITNEMGTKYAVLSDILGDEDHLGDMDFKVTGTENGIVACQMDLKINGLSYEVLAQALNQAKAGRLHILGEMKKTLEQAREDYKPHAPRIVQLKIDKEFIGAVIGPGGKIIQEMQRETGATINIEEKDNQGIVQIFAANKTAIDDAVGRIRAIAMKPEVGEVYEGKVRSIMPFGAFIEIMPGKDGLLHISEIDHRRIETMDGVFEIGELVKVKLLDIDKQGKLKLSRKVLLPKPEKPAAQA; this is encoded by the coding sequence ATGAGTTATAACGCAATTAAAAAGGTAATTGATTTAGGTGATGGCCGCACCATTGAGATCGAAACCGGTAAACTGGCCAAACAAGCCGATGGCTCGGTAGTAGTAAAAATGGGTGATACCATGCTGCTGGCTACTGTAGTATCTTCGCCGGAAGCAAAAGAAGGTGTTGACTTTCTGCCGCTTTCTGTAGACTACCAGGAGAAATATGCCGCTACAGGCCGTATTCCGGGTGGTTTTTTGCGCAGAGAGGCCCGCTTGTCAGACTATGAGGTTCTGATCTCTCGTCTGGTTGACCGCGCACTGCGCCCGCTGTTCCCTGAAGATTATCATGCTGATACCCAGGTGATGATCTCTTTGATCTCTGCCGATAAAGACATTATGCCAGATGCATTGGCTGGTCTGGCTGCATCTGCTGCCCTGGCTGTTTCTGATATTCCTTTCAACGGTCCAATCTCTGAAGTACGTGTTGCTAAAATTGACGGTCAGCTGGTAATTAACCCTAAGCTGAGCGATTTAGAGCGTGCTACCCTGGAGTTCATCGTTGCCGGTTCTGAGTTTGACATCAACATGGTGGAAGGCGAAGCCGACGAGATCCAAGAAGAAGAAATGGTTGAAGCGTTGAAATTTGCCCACGCTGCCATTAAACACCACTGTTTAGTTCAGCGCGAGTTGACCGAAGCTGTTGGTAAAACTGAAAAACGTACTTATTGCCACGAAAACAGCAATGAAGATCTGAAAAAAGCTATCTACGCTGCTACATATGATCAGGTTTATGCCATCGCTTCTTCTGCTTCTGCAAAAGACGAGCGCGCCGCCAAATTCAAAGAAGTTCGCGATACCTATATCGCTACTCTTGGCGAAATTGACGACGTAACCAAATTCCTGGCTAAAAAATATTACCACGATGTAGAGTATGATGCCATCCGTAACCTTGTATTAGACGAAGGTAAACGTTTGGACGGTCGTACTACTACTCAAATCCGCCCAATCTGGAGCGAAGTTGGTTATCTGCCATCGGCACACGGTTCTGCCATCTTTACCCGTGGCGAAACTCAGTCTTTAACCACAGTAACCCTGGGTGCTAAAGACGACGAGCAGATGATTGACGGTGCCTTCATCAACGGTTATCAGAAATTCTTACTGCACTATAACTTCCCTGGTTTCTCTACCGGTGAGGTTCGCCCTAATCGTGGTGCAGGCCGCCGCGAGATCGGTCACGGTAACCTGGCTATGCGCTCACTGAAAAAAGTATTGCCTGCTGAAGGTGAGAACCCATACACTATCCGTGTGGTATCTGATATCCTGGAGTCAAACGGTTCGTCATCTATGGCAACAGTATGTGCCGGTACGCTGGCGCTGATGGATGCTGGTGTGAAAATTAAATCACCTGTATCTGGTATTGCCATGGGTTTGATCACCAACGAAATGGGTACTAAATACGCTGTATTGTCAGACATTCTTGGCGACGAGGATCACCTGGGTGATATGGACTTTAAAGTAACCGGTACTGAAAATGGTATCGTGGCTTGTCAGATGGACTTAAAGATCAACGGTCTTTCTTACGAAGTTTTAGCTCAGGCATTAAATCAGGCTAAAGCTGGTCGTCTGCACATCCTTGGCGAAATGAAGAAAACGCTGGAGCAGGCGCGTGAAGATTACAAACCACACGCACCACGCATCGTTCAGCTGAAAATTGATAAAGAATTTATCGGTGCTGTTATCGGCCCAGGTGGTAAAATCATCCAGGAGATGCAGCGTGAAACCGGCGCTACCATCAACATCGAAGAGAAAGACAATCAAGGTATTGTACAGATCTTCGCTGCTAACAAAACTGCTATCGATGATGCTGTAGGCCGTATCAGAGCCATCGCTATGAAACCAGAGGTAGGCGAGGTTTACGAAGGTAAAGTACGCTCAATTATGCCTTTCGGTGCGTTTATTGAGATTATGCCTGGTAAAGATGGTCTGCTGCACATTTCAGAGATTGACCACCGCCGTATCGAAACCATGGACGGTGTATTTGAAATTGGCGAGCTGGTAAAAGTAAAACTGCTTGATATTGACAAGCAAGGTAAACTAAAACTATCGCGCAAAGTATTATTACCAAAACCGGAAAAACCCGCTGCACAAGCGTAA
- the rpe gene encoding ribulose-phosphate 3-epimerase, with the protein MTTDHLIAPSILAADFANLQRDIEMINNSVADWIHVDVMDGVFVPNISFGFPVVKAVQQHAKKPLNVHLMITDPDRYLQAFKDVGADHIVVHLEACTHLHRTIHAIKDLGCLAGVALNPHTPIALLEDIIEDVDIVLLMSVNPGFGGQAFIPNTYKKIKQLRAMAQERNPDLFIEIDGGVSQSNAKELLEAGANVLIAGNFVFSAKDQLATIAELKNI; encoded by the coding sequence ATGACCACTGACCACTTAATTGCCCCATCTATTTTAGCAGCTGATTTTGCCAACCTGCAACGCGATATTGAAATGATTAATAACAGCGTGGCCGATTGGATACATGTTGATGTGATGGACGGCGTTTTTGTGCCCAATATATCATTTGGTTTCCCGGTGGTAAAGGCTGTACAGCAACATGCTAAAAAGCCGCTCAACGTGCATTTGATGATCACCGACCCTGATCGCTATCTGCAAGCTTTTAAAGATGTAGGTGCCGATCACATCGTTGTACATCTTGAGGCCTGCACGCACCTACACCGTACCATACATGCTATTAAAGATCTGGGCTGCCTGGCCGGTGTGGCACTCAACCCGCATACGCCGATTGCTTTGCTGGAAGATATTATTGAGGACGTAGATATTGTGCTCCTGATGTCTGTAAATCCTGGTTTCGGCGGACAGGCGTTTATTCCTAACACCTACAAAAAGATCAAGCAGCTAAGAGCAATGGCCCAGGAGCGTAACCCCGATCTGTTTATAGAGATTGATGGCGGCGTATCTCAAAGCAACGCTAAAGAATTATTAGAAGCTGGTGCCAACGTGCTGATTGCCGGTAATTTTGTTTTTAGCGCGAAAGATCAGCTGGCTACAATTGCTGAATTGAAGAATATTTAG
- a CDS encoding ATP-binding cassette domain-containing protein: MPVTPYINISNAGIGYMGNNLLNNVNLQIEPGQHWAIVGASGSGKTTLLQAIAGNLQLRSGTVERNLTDYQPETTDYHQLIAFVSSRHHFRNLSNTTEFYYQQRYNSSDSEDALTVQEYLESVNHQTPVTHGWTADRAIDLMQLKPLADKQLIKLSNGETKRLMIAAALMKNPLLLLLDNPLAGLDIETRGKFSSIINLIASTGIGIVMVTSATEIPDAITHIAMIKNGSVTETDKNTFNADAFAEHEQGIFKADITPLLDHYPAQPFDYMVRMRNVTIRYGEKVILDNVNWEIKQGERWALLGHNGAGKSTLLSLINGDNPQAYANDIMLFDKKRGSGESIWDIKKKTGFISPELFQYFPAESNCLQAIESGYFDTVGLFRPSDKEKAARAMEWMKLLEIDKYAHKLLKYIPASAQRLCLLARAMIKNPALLILDEPCQGLDEHQQQYFKELVDAICAKTNISLIYVTHYTHQIPQCVDKALKLEGGRVV, translated from the coding sequence ATGCCTGTTACTCCTTATATCAACATCAGCAATGCCGGCATCGGCTACATGGGCAACAATCTGCTCAATAACGTTAATCTGCAAATTGAGCCAGGGCAGCACTGGGCCATAGTTGGCGCCAGCGGATCTGGTAAAACCACCTTGCTGCAAGCCATTGCCGGCAACCTGCAATTGCGCAGCGGCACAGTTGAACGCAACCTGACAGACTATCAGCCCGAGACAACCGACTATCATCAGCTGATTGCTTTTGTATCATCGCGTCACCATTTCCGTAACCTCTCTAACACTACTGAATTTTATTATCAGCAACGCTACAATTCGTCGGACTCTGAAGATGCGCTAACCGTACAGGAATACCTGGAAAGCGTGAATCACCAAACACCGGTTACCCACGGCTGGACGGCCGACAGGGCGATTGACCTGATGCAACTAAAACCACTGGCCGATAAGCAGCTCATCAAGCTCTCTAACGGTGAAACCAAACGCCTGATGATTGCCGCCGCGTTGATGAAAAATCCGTTGCTACTGTTATTGGATAACCCGCTTGCAGGACTGGATATAGAAACGCGGGGAAAGTTTAGCAGCATTATTAACCTCATCGCATCAACAGGAATTGGCATTGTAATGGTAACCAGCGCCACCGAAATACCCGACGCCATTACCCACATTGCCATGATTAAAAATGGCAGCGTTACCGAGACCGATAAAAACACATTCAATGCCGATGCCTTCGCCGAGCATGAGCAGGGCATTTTTAAGGCTGATATTACTCCCCTGCTGGATCATTATCCTGCCCAACCATTTGATTATATGGTGCGCATGCGCAACGTAACCATCCGCTATGGCGAGAAAGTAATACTTGATAACGTTAATTGGGAAATAAAACAGGGCGAGCGCTGGGCGCTGTTAGGTCATAACGGTGCGGGTAAGTCTACCCTACTGAGTTTAATTAATGGAGATAACCCGCAAGCCTACGCCAACGATATTATGCTGTTTGATAAAAAACGCGGCAGCGGCGAGAGCATTTGGGATATTAAAAAGAAAACAGGCTTTATCTCGCCAGAGCTCTTCCAATATTTCCCCGCAGAAAGCAATTGTTTACAGGCCATAGAGTCTGGTTATTTTGATACAGTGGGCCTGTTCCGCCCGTCGGACAAGGAAAAGGCTGCCCGCGCCATGGAATGGATGAAACTGCTGGAGATTGACAAATACGCACATAAGCTACTCAAATACATTCCGGCTAGTGCGCAACGCTTATGTTTGCTGGCCCGTGCCATGATTAAAAACCCTGCATTACTCATTTTAGATGAACCTTGCCAGGGGCTGGACGAGCATCAGCAGCAATATTTTAAGGAGCTAGTTGATGCCATTTGCGCAAAAACCAATATTTCATTAATTTATGTAACACACTACACCCACCAAATACCACAATGTGTGGACAAGGCGCTAAAGCTTGAAGGCGGACGGGTTGTTTAA
- a CDS encoding DMT family protein, with translation MRALKTITFLIISNTFMTFAWYGHLKFKEFSWGKNLGLLSIILISWGMAFFEYMFQVPANRAGFKGDGGPFSLVQLKTIQEAITLTIFMVFTLVFFKTEKLAWNHLLGFALIVLAVFVIFKKW, from the coding sequence ATGCGCGCACTTAAAACCATAACATTCCTCATCATTTCTAATACGTTTATGACTTTTGCCTGGTACGGGCATTTAAAGTTCAAAGAGTTTTCGTGGGGTAAAAACCTCGGGCTGCTGAGCATCATCCTGATCAGCTGGGGAATGGCGTTTTTTGAGTATATGTTTCAGGTACCGGCCAACCGTGCAGGGTTTAAGGGCGACGGCGGTCCGTTTAGCTTAGTACAGCTTAAAACCATACAGGAGGCCATTACGCTTACCATATTTATGGTGTTCACCCTGGTTTTCTTTAAAACAGAAAAACTGGCCTGGAATCACCTACTGGGCTTTGCGCTGATAGTGCTGGCGGTGTTTGTGATATTTAAGAAATGGTGA